A window from Luteibacter flocculans encodes these proteins:
- a CDS encoding tRNA (cytidine(34)-2'-O)-methyltransferase, whose translation MPHVILFRPEIPPNTGNVIRLCANTGADLHLVRPLGFELDDARLRRAGLDYHEFARVAVHDDLDACLDAIGHPRVFAFSTRGRRLHTDVPFANGDALLFGCETAGLPDDVIDALPEPQRIRLPMRPGNRSLNLSNAVAVAVFEVWRQAGFEGAAP comes from the coding sequence ATGCCCCACGTCATCCTTTTCCGACCCGAGATCCCGCCCAATACGGGCAACGTGATTCGCCTCTGCGCCAATACCGGCGCGGACCTGCACCTCGTACGACCGCTCGGTTTCGAGCTGGACGACGCCCGCCTCCGCCGCGCGGGGCTGGATTACCACGAGTTCGCCCGCGTCGCGGTCCATGACGACCTCGATGCCTGCCTCGACGCCATCGGCCATCCGCGCGTGTTCGCCTTCTCGACCCGCGGCCGCCGGCTGCATACCGACGTGCCCTTCGCCAACGGCGACGCCCTGCTGTTCGGCTGCGAAACGGCAGGCCTGCCCGACGACGTGATCGACGCGCTGCCCGAGCCACAGCGCATCCGCCTGCCCATGCGACCCGGGAACCGAAGCCTCAACCTGTCGAACGCCGTGGCAGTCGCCGTGTTCGAAGTGTGGAGGCAGGCCGGGTTCGAGGGTGCGGCACCGTAG